One window of Zalophus californianus isolate mZalCal1 chromosome 3, mZalCal1.pri.v2, whole genome shotgun sequence genomic DNA carries:
- the PHOSPHO2 gene encoding pyridoxal phosphate phosphatase PHOSPHO2 → MKILLVFDFDNTIIDDNSDTWIVQCAPEKKLPIELQDSYEKGFWTEFMGRVFKYLGDEGVREDEMKRAVTSMPFTLGMVELLNFIRKNKDKFDCIIISDSNSVFIDWVLEATSFRDVFDKVFTNPAAFDSNGHLTVENYHAHSCNRCPKNLCKNVVLVEFVDKQLQKGVNYTRIVYIGDGGNDVCPVTFLKKNDVAMPRKGYTLQKTLSRMSHNLEPMESSVIVWSSGVEIISHLQFLIKE, encoded by the coding sequence ATGaaaattttgcttgtttttgactTTGACAATACAATCATAGATGATAATAGTGACACCTGGATTGTACAGTGTGCTCCAGAGAAAAAGCTTCCTATTGAACTACAAGATTCTTACGAAAAAGGATTTTGGACAGAATTTATGGGCAGAGTCTTTAAGTATTTGGGAGATGAAGGTGTAAgagaagatgaaatgaaaagagCAGTGACATCAATGCCTTTCACTTTAGGGATGGTGGAACTTTTGAACTTtataagaaagaacaaggatAAATTTGACTGCATCATAATTTCAGATTCAAATTCAGTCTTCATAGATTGGGTTTTAGAAGCTACCAGTTTTCGTGATGTGTTTGATAAAGTGTTTACAAATCCAGCAGCTTTTGATAGCAATGGTCATCTCACTGTGGAAAATTATCATGCTCATTCTTGCAACAGGTGCccaaaaaatctttgcaaaaatgtAGTTTTGGTAGAATTTGTAGATAAACAGTTACAAAAGGGAGTGAATTATACACGAATTGTTTATATAGGTGATGGTGGAAATGATGTCTGCCCggtaacttttttaaagaagaatgatgTTGCCATGCCACGGAAAGGATACACTTTACAGAAAACTCTTTCCAGAATGTCTCACAATCTTGAACCTATGGAGTCTTCTGTTATAGTTTGGTCTTCAGGTGTtgaaataatttctcatttaCAATTTCTAATAAAGGAGTAA